Proteins encoded by one window of Pseudonocardia alni:
- a CDS encoding MarR family winged helix-turn-helix transcriptional regulator: protein MSDRNPGADEAVVHLLRRVLQSHTATWQQRVPQLTKPQYAMLDALRRRPGIDQVTLGSLAATDKGTTTELLRRMERHGWLSRTRSETDQRRRLVHLTDEGERLAAGAATEARALAAEFLAPLDDAERARLRDLLARLAETGSDAVPERDGN, encoded by the coding sequence ATGTCCGATCGCAACCCGGGTGCCGACGAGGCGGTCGTCCACCTGCTCCGCCGGGTCCTGCAGTCCCACACCGCGACCTGGCAGCAGCGCGTCCCGCAGCTGACCAAGCCGCAGTACGCGATGCTCGACGCACTGCGCCGCCGTCCCGGGATCGACCAGGTCACGCTCGGATCGCTCGCCGCGACCGACAAGGGCACCACCACCGAGCTGCTGCGCCGGATGGAGCGCCACGGCTGGCTGAGTCGCACCCGCTCCGAGACCGACCAGCGACGACGGCTGGTCCACCTCACCGACGAGGGGGAACGCCTGGCCGCCGGGGCCGCGACCGAGGCCCGTGCGCTGGCCGCCGAGTTCCTCGCCCCGCTCGACGACGCCGAGCGGGCCCGGTTGCGCGACCTGCTGGCCCGGCTCGCCGAGACGGGGTCCGACGCCGTTCCCGAGAGGGACGGGAACTGA
- a CDS encoding UbiX family flavin prenyltransferase, whose amino-acid sequence MRLVVGITGATGAILGIRLLEALRDAEVDTHLVLSKWARATIVEETGWTVPEVEALAGTAHPFGDQAASISSGSFRTDGMVVVPCSMKTLAQIRHGIADGLVARAADVTIKEDRRLVLVPRETPLSEIHLENMLALRRAGVRIVPPMPAFYNHPAAVDDVVDHVVARICDQFDLPAPRARRWTGGSARQRRSA is encoded by the coding sequence GTGCGACTCGTCGTGGGAATCACCGGCGCGACCGGCGCGATCCTCGGGATCCGCCTGCTGGAGGCGCTGCGCGACGCCGAGGTCGACACGCACCTCGTGCTCTCGAAGTGGGCGCGGGCGACGATCGTCGAGGAGACCGGCTGGACGGTGCCCGAGGTCGAGGCGCTGGCCGGGACCGCCCACCCGTTCGGGGACCAGGCCGCGTCGATCTCCTCCGGCTCGTTCCGGACGGACGGGATGGTCGTCGTCCCCTGCTCGATGAAGACCCTCGCGCAGATCCGGCACGGCATCGCCGACGGGCTCGTCGCCCGCGCCGCGGACGTCACGATCAAGGAGGACCGGAGGCTGGTCCTCGTGCCGCGGGAGACCCCGCTGTCGGAGATCCACCTCGAGAACATGCTGGCCCTGCGCCGCGCCGGGGTGCGGATCGTCCCGCCGATGCCCGCCTTCTACAACCACCCGGCCGCGGTGGACGACGTCGTGGACCACGTCGTCGCCCGCATCTGCGACCAGTTCGACCTGCCCGCCCCGCGGGCCCGCCGCTGGACCGGCGGGTCCGCGCGTCAGAGGAGGAGCGCCTGA
- a CDS encoding non-oxidative hydroxyarylic acid decarboxylases subunit C, whose translation MDTFRDYLAELERHGQLLRIDDEVKAEPDLGAAGAAAPKLGDRAPALLFTDVAGFRDPNIVLNAHGSWANHAIALGLPPETPVREQVEEFGRRWDAFPVPVERRADPPFAENTVAGEAVDLFALLPLFRINAGDGGFYIDKAAVVSRDPDDPESFGKQNLGIYRMEVQGPRTLGLQPVPQHDIALQLRRAEERGEDLPVAIALGNEPTIPLVAGMPIAYTDSEYEMAGALRGSPCPIATGPETGLDVPWGCEILLEGVVLGRERHFEGPFGEFTGHYSGGRRMPQIRIDRVSYRTTPYFEHLYIGMPWTECDYLIGPNTCVPLLKQLQAEFPEVRAVNAMYTHGLLAIVSVRNRYGGFAKAVGMRTMTTPHGLGYCKVVICVDDTVDPFDLPQVMWALSTKMHPAHDLVTLPDMPVLPLDPGSDPAGITHKLIIDATTPTAPDDRGHYSQGVVPPDDTAAWVERLGRLVAGDRKENR comes from the coding sequence ATGGACACCTTCCGCGACTACCTGGCCGAGCTCGAGCGGCACGGCCAGCTCCTGCGTATCGACGACGAGGTGAAGGCCGAGCCCGACCTCGGCGCCGCCGGTGCCGCCGCCCCGAAGCTCGGCGACCGCGCCCCCGCGCTGCTGTTCACCGACGTAGCCGGGTTCCGCGACCCGAACATCGTGCTCAACGCGCACGGCTCCTGGGCCAACCACGCGATCGCGCTCGGGCTGCCGCCGGAGACCCCGGTGCGTGAGCAGGTCGAGGAGTTCGGCCGTCGCTGGGACGCCTTCCCGGTCCCGGTCGAGCGGCGCGCCGACCCGCCGTTCGCGGAGAACACCGTCGCCGGGGAGGCGGTCGACCTGTTCGCGCTGCTGCCGCTGTTCCGCATCAACGCCGGCGACGGCGGCTTCTACATCGACAAGGCCGCCGTCGTCAGCCGCGACCCCGACGACCCGGAGTCCTTCGGCAAGCAGAACCTGGGCATCTACCGGATGGAGGTCCAGGGGCCGCGCACGCTCGGTCTGCAGCCCGTCCCGCAGCACGACATCGCGCTGCAGCTGCGCCGCGCCGAGGAGCGTGGCGAGGACCTGCCGGTCGCGATCGCGCTCGGCAACGAGCCGACGATCCCGCTGGTGGCGGGCATGCCGATCGCCTACACCGACAGCGAGTACGAGATGGCGGGCGCCCTGCGCGGCTCGCCCTGCCCGATCGCCACCGGTCCGGAGACCGGGCTCGACGTCCCGTGGGGCTGCGAGATCCTGCTGGAGGGCGTCGTCCTGGGCCGCGAGCGGCACTTCGAGGGCCCGTTCGGCGAGTTCACCGGGCACTACTCGGGCGGCCGCCGGATGCCGCAGATCCGCATCGACCGGGTGTCCTACCGGACCACGCCCTACTTCGAGCACCTCTACATCGGCATGCCGTGGACCGAGTGCGACTACCTCATCGGGCCGAACACCTGCGTCCCGCTGCTCAAGCAGCTGCAGGCCGAGTTCCCCGAGGTGCGCGCGGTCAACGCCATGTACACCCACGGGCTGCTCGCGATCGTGTCGGTCCGCAACCGCTACGGGGGCTTCGCCAAGGCCGTCGGGATGCGGACCATGACCACCCCGCACGGCCTCGGCTACTGCAAGGTCGTGATCTGCGTCGACGACACCGTGGACCCGTTCGACCTGCCCCAGGTCATGTGGGCGTTGTCGACCAAGATGCACCCCGCGCACGACCTGGTGACCCTGCCCGACATGCCGGTGCTGCCGCTGGACCCCGGGTCCGACCCGGCCGGGATCACCCACAAGCTGATCATCGACGCCACCACCCCGACCGCCCCGGACGACCGCGGGCACTACTCCCAGGGCGTGGTGCCGCCCGACGACACCGCGGCCTGGGTCGAGCGACTCGGCCGGCTCGTCGCCGGCGACCGGAAGGAGAACCGCTGA
- a CDS encoding non-oxidative hydroxyarylic acid decarboxylases subunit D — MTCPRCSTDGAAVLATSPVPGVWTVHRCGACGFVWRDTEPPAVRDAAHYPARFRVTAQDVAAAVDVPTVPERRA; from the coding sequence ATGACCTGCCCCCGCTGCTCCACCGACGGCGCCGCCGTGCTCGCGACCTCCCCGGTCCCCGGGGTGTGGACCGTGCACCGCTGCGGCGCGTGCGGGTTCGTCTGGCGCGACACCGAGCCGCCGGCCGTCCGCGACGCCGCGCACTACCCGGCCCGGTTCCGGGTCACCGCGCAGGACGTGGCCGCCGCGGTCGACGTGCCGACCGTCCCGGAGCGCCGGGCGTGA
- a CDS encoding serine hydrolase domain-containing protein has translation MTELAPAVRRVLDWPVDHVGAAVVAADGTVLATAGATDREFGLASVTKLLSAYAALVAVEEGAVDWDDAAGPEGATVRHLIAHTSGLAFDTDDVRAAPGEQRIYSNTGFAVLAGAIAEATGIGFAEYLHEAVCAPLGMTHTRLEGSAGAGAVSTVDDLARFAAELQAPQLLDPRTVAEATTVAYPGLDGLLPGYGRQKPNDWGLGMEIRDGKSPHWTGEHSSPRTFGHFGQSGTFLWVDPDVRAAAVVLTDRDFGPWAVQAWTPWTDGVLAALATG, from the coding sequence GTGACCGAGCTCGCCCCGGCGGTGCGCCGGGTCCTGGACTGGCCGGTCGACCACGTGGGCGCGGCCGTCGTCGCCGCCGACGGCACCGTGCTCGCCACCGCGGGCGCCACCGACCGCGAGTTCGGGCTGGCCTCGGTGACCAAGCTGCTCTCGGCCTACGCCGCCCTGGTCGCCGTGGAGGAGGGCGCCGTCGACTGGGACGACGCGGCCGGCCCCGAGGGCGCGACCGTGCGCCACCTGATCGCGCACACCTCGGGTCTGGCGTTCGACACCGACGACGTCCGTGCCGCCCCGGGTGAGCAGCGGATCTACTCGAACACCGGGTTCGCGGTGCTCGCCGGCGCCATCGCCGAGGCGACCGGCATCGGGTTCGCCGAGTACCTGCACGAGGCCGTCTGCGCCCCGCTCGGGATGACGCACACCCGGCTGGAGGGCTCGGCGGGCGCGGGCGCGGTGTCCACCGTCGACGACCTGGCCCGCTTCGCCGCCGAGCTGCAGGCCCCGCAGCTGCTGGACCCGCGCACCGTCGCCGAGGCGACGACCGTCGCCTACCCCGGGCTCGACGGCCTGCTCCCCGGCTACGGACGGCAGAAGCCGAACGACTGGGGCCTGGGCATGGAGATCCGCGACGGCAAGTCCCCGCACTGGACCGGGGAGCACTCGTCACCGCGGACCTTCGGCCACTTCGGGCAGTCCGGCACATTCCTGTGGGTCGACCCGGACGTGCGCGCCGCCGCCGTCGTGCTGACCGACCGCGACTTCGGGCCGTGGGCGGTCCAGGCGTGGACGCCGTGGACGGACGGGGTGCTCGCGGCGCTCGCGACCGGCTGA
- a CDS encoding alpha/beta fold hydrolase, with the protein MPLHHETAGSGPPLLLVQGGVAEAGAARMLVGELAVTHRVRTYDRRGVGRSPAGPDPVGLTAHADDAAALLADTGPSAVVGVSIGAVIGLLLAVRHPDLVTTLVAHEPPLPGLVRDADREAALDRVEALAARDDLGGALRLMAALTSGDDPVEPGYRPEPPSGDPEPALRRFLRHDVPAVRAVRIDPDDITASGVRVVPTGGVESRGRWEHRCAEVLASRLGRGLVELPGGHDGPVTHPVAGAAALRGLVGGT; encoded by the coding sequence GTGCCACTGCACCACGAGACGGCCGGATCGGGACCGCCGCTGCTGCTGGTCCAGGGCGGCGTGGCCGAGGCCGGCGCGGCCCGGATGCTCGTCGGCGAGCTCGCCGTCACCCACCGGGTCCGCACCTACGACCGGCGCGGCGTCGGTCGCAGCCCGGCCGGGCCGGACCCGGTCGGGCTGACCGCGCACGCCGACGACGCCGCCGCGCTGCTGGCCGACACCGGACCGTCCGCCGTCGTGGGGGTGAGCATCGGGGCGGTGATCGGCCTGCTGCTCGCGGTGCGCCACCCGGACCTGGTCACGACGCTGGTGGCGCACGAGCCGCCGCTGCCCGGCCTCGTCCGCGATGCCGACCGCGAGGCGGCCCTGGACCGGGTCGAGGCGCTCGCCGCACGCGACGACCTCGGCGGGGCGCTGCGGCTGATGGCCGCGCTGACCTCGGGCGACGACCCCGTCGAGCCCGGCTACCGGCCGGAACCGCCGTCCGGGGACCCGGAGCCCGCGCTGCGCCGGTTCCTGCGCCACGACGTCCCCGCGGTACGGGCCGTCCGCATCGACCCCGACGACATCACCGCGAGCGGGGTCCGGGTAGTCCCGACCGGCGGGGTCGAGTCGCGCGGGCGCTGGGAGCACCGCTGCGCCGAGGTGCTCGCGTCCCGGCTCGGCCGCGGGCTCGTCGAGCTGCCCGGCGGCCACGACGGGCCCGTCACGCACCCGGTCGCCGGGGCGGCCGCGCTGCGCGGGCTGGTCGGCGGCACGTGA
- a CDS encoding DUF72 domain-containing protein, whose amino-acid sequence MTRPGSATRPGRALVGTSGWRYPPWRGTFYPPGLVQRRELEYLSRQVTSIEINGSFYSLQRPENYRAWAEQVPAGFVFAVKGPRFVTHLKQLRDVAVPVANFLASGVLGLGPALGPVLWQLPPRMRFDADRLARFLELLPASTTAAARAATGHDERLDGRALVETDADRPLRHAVEPRHPSFRDPAFTALLRAHGVALVLSDSAGTWPVFDEVTADLVYLRLHGQGELYSGGYTAEALDGWAERVRGWRDAGHDVVCYFDNDAKVHAPTDALALIDRLG is encoded by the coding sequence GTGACGCGCCCCGGATCCGCCACCCGGCCCGGACGGGCCCTGGTGGGGACGTCGGGGTGGCGCTACCCGCCGTGGCGCGGCACGTTCTACCCGCCCGGACTGGTGCAGCGCCGCGAGCTGGAGTACCTGTCCCGGCAGGTCACCTCGATCGAGATCAACGGGTCGTTCTACTCCCTGCAGCGCCCGGAGAACTACCGGGCCTGGGCCGAGCAGGTCCCGGCCGGGTTCGTGTTCGCGGTGAAGGGCCCGCGGTTCGTGACGCACCTCAAGCAGCTGCGCGACGTCGCGGTGCCGGTCGCGAACTTCCTCGCTTCCGGCGTGCTCGGCCTGGGGCCGGCGCTGGGCCCGGTGCTGTGGCAGCTGCCGCCCCGGATGCGGTTCGACGCCGACCGGCTGGCCCGCTTCCTGGAGCTGCTGCCGGCGAGCACCACGGCCGCCGCCCGGGCCGCGACCGGGCACGACGAGCGGCTCGACGGCCGGGCGCTGGTCGAGACCGACGCCGACCGCCCGCTGCGGCACGCGGTCGAGCCGCGGCACCCGTCGTTCCGGGACCCGGCGTTCACCGCGCTGCTGCGGGCGCACGGGGTCGCGCTGGTGCTGTCCGACTCCGCGGGCACCTGGCCGGTGTTCGACGAGGTGACCGCCGACCTCGTCTACCTGCGCCTGCACGGCCAGGGGGAGCTCTACAGCGGCGGCTACACCGCCGAGGCCCTCGACGGCTGGGCGGAGCGCGTCCGCGGCTGGCGCGACGCCGGGCACGACGTCGTCTGCTACTTCGACAACGACGCGAAGGTCCACGCACCGACCGACGCGCTGGCCCTGATCGACCGCCTCGGCTGA
- a CDS encoding MmpS family transport accessory protein: MTTPQNRHGAPDLSGPPQQQSGPHRVPQQYRGPQGPGRHQQQYAQDPRGAAPQGWAPHHQPRPQHSGGNPNPYYDGHPEVPFGGPPFGRTNPGGVPQQARSPQQQAPAATGAQPWPSAARRGGVPQQRTAAPAVPAVAPRNGFGVTALVLGILGLLFSFIPIIGMIAWPLVLLGLLFGVLGVVRASRGRADNRGVAIAGTVLSAIGLVVCVLYASVFAAAVSGLPTTVPTAAPAVSASESDAVAAAPAAAGGDVITYEVTGSGTAGNITYVKDDTMGMEQVNATSLPWTKDVTFDSGVLTFQPLSLMAQSGSGGNGEITCRILRNGEEVTSSTSSGPYAVVSCNGS; encoded by the coding sequence GTGACCACTCCGCAGAACCGCCACGGCGCCCCGGACCTCTCCGGCCCGCCGCAGCAGCAGTCCGGCCCGCACCGTGTCCCGCAGCAGTACCGGGGCCCCCAGGGCCCCGGACGCCACCAGCAGCAGTACGCGCAGGACCCGCGCGGTGCCGCGCCGCAGGGCTGGGCGCCGCACCACCAGCCCCGGCCGCAGCACTCCGGCGGCAACCCGAACCCCTATTACGACGGCCACCCCGAGGTCCCCTTCGGCGGGCCGCCCTTCGGCCGCACCAACCCGGGCGGGGTCCCGCAGCAGGCCCGCAGCCCGCAGCAGCAGGCCCCGGCCGCCACCGGCGCTCAGCCCTGGCCGAGTGCGGCCCGGCGCGGCGGTGTCCCGCAGCAGCGCACCGCGGCCCCGGCCGTCCCCGCTGTCGCCCCGCGCAACGGGTTCGGCGTCACCGCGCTGGTGCTCGGGATCCTGGGCCTGCTGTTCTCCTTCATCCCGATCATCGGGATGATCGCCTGGCCGCTGGTACTGCTGGGCCTGCTGTTCGGTGTGCTCGGTGTCGTCCGGGCGAGCAGGGGCCGGGCGGACAACCGCGGGGTCGCGATCGCGGGCACCGTGCTCTCGGCGATCGGGCTCGTGGTCTGCGTCCTCTACGCGTCGGTGTTCGCCGCCGCGGTGTCGGGTCTGCCGACGACCGTGCCGACCGCGGCCCCAGCCGTGTCCGCGTCCGAGTCCGACGCCGTCGCGGCGGCGCCCGCGGCCGCCGGTGGCGACGTGATCACCTACGAGGTCACCGGGTCCGGCACCGCCGGGAACATCACCTACGTCAAGGACGACACGATGGGGATGGAGCAGGTCAACGCGACCTCGCTGCCGTGGACCAAGGACGTCACCTTCGACTCCGGCGTCCTCACCTTCCAGCCACTGTCGCTGATGGCGCAGTCCGGGTCCGGTGGGAACGGCGAGATCACCTGCCGCATCCTGCGCAACGGCGAGGAGGTCACCTCCTCGACCAGCTCGGGTCCCTACGCGGTCGTGAGCTGCAACGGCAGCTGA
- a CDS encoding ABC transporter permease, protein MNAAATMLADASVVAKRNLIKIKRVPDLLVFTTLSPIMFVLLFAYVFGGAIDPTGGGAGYREFLMAGIFAQTVIFGATNTGAGLAEDVKKGIIERFRSLPMSSSAVLTGRTLSDVVNNLIVLVVMSLTGLLVGWRIHTSVGEALAGFAVLIVFAYAFSWVMAFVGLLVPSPEVVNNASFIVIFPVTFLANTFVPLNSLPGPLRVFAEWNPVSAVTAAARTLFGNDSAIPASASASDAWPLQHPVLYVLIWSVVIVAVFAPLASRQYRRAASR, encoded by the coding sequence GTGAACGCCGCCGCCACCATGCTCGCCGACGCCTCCGTCGTCGCGAAGCGCAATCTGATCAAGATCAAGCGGGTCCCGGACCTGCTGGTCTTCACCACCCTGTCCCCGATCATGTTCGTGCTGCTGTTCGCCTACGTCTTCGGCGGCGCGATCGACCCGACCGGCGGCGGGGCCGGGTACCGCGAGTTCCTGATGGCCGGGATCTTTGCCCAGACCGTCATCTTCGGGGCCACGAACACCGGCGCCGGGCTCGCCGAGGACGTCAAGAAGGGCATCATCGAGCGATTCCGCTCGCTGCCGATGTCGTCGTCGGCGGTGCTGACCGGCCGGACCCTGTCCGACGTGGTGAACAACCTGATCGTGCTGGTCGTGATGTCGCTGACCGGGCTGCTGGTCGGCTGGCGCATCCACACCTCGGTCGGCGAGGCGCTCGCCGGGTTCGCGGTGCTGATCGTGTTCGCCTACGCGTTCTCCTGGGTGATGGCGTTCGTCGGGCTGCTGGTGCCGAGCCCGGAGGTCGTGAACAACGCGTCGTTCATCGTGATCTTCCCGGTGACGTTCCTGGCGAACACCTTCGTGCCGCTGAACTCGCTGCCCGGCCCGCTTCGGGTGTTCGCCGAGTGGAACCCGGTCTCGGCGGTCACGGCAGCCGCACGGACCCTGTTCGGCAACGACAGCGCGATCCCGGCCTCGGCGTCCGCCTCGGACGCCTGGCCGTTGCAGCACCCCGTGCTCTACGTGCTGATCTGGTCGGTCGTGATCGTCGCGGTGTTCGCGCCGCTGGCGAGCCGGCAGTACCGGCGGGCCGCGAGCCGCTGA
- a CDS encoding ATP-binding cassette domain-containing protein: MPDAIRATGLVKTYGSLRALDGVDLSVPEGTVLGLLGPNGAGKTTVVRVLTTLLTPDAGEATVAGVDVLADPAAVRSRIGLSGQYAAVDEYLTGFENLEMVGRLYHLGRRRARDRARELLADFGLTDAADRPARTYSGGMRRRLDLAGALVADPPVLLLDEPTTGLDPRSRNDLWDVIRGLVARGTTLLLTTQYLEEADALADEIVVIDHGRVIARGTADELKSQVGGERLEVTTSLADDLEPTAALLAPLGVGEAVLDRHRRSLTMPVSGGVEVLRAALDRLAEAGTKVDDAGLRRPTLDDVFLTLTGRPADEADQAEEPTP; this comes from the coding sequence ATGCCGGACGCGATCCGCGCCACGGGGCTGGTCAAGACCTACGGTTCGCTCCGCGCGCTCGACGGGGTCGACCTGTCGGTGCCGGAGGGGACGGTGCTCGGCCTGCTGGGCCCGAACGGCGCCGGGAAGACCACGGTCGTCCGGGTCCTGACCACACTGCTGACACCGGACGCGGGCGAGGCCACCGTGGCCGGCGTGGACGTGCTGGCCGACCCCGCCGCTGTGCGCAGCCGGATCGGCCTGTCCGGGCAGTACGCGGCGGTCGACGAGTACCTGACCGGCTTCGAGAACCTGGAGATGGTCGGGCGGCTCTACCACCTGGGGCGCCGCCGGGCCCGGGACCGGGCCCGTGAGCTGCTGGCCGACTTCGGCCTGACCGACGCCGCGGACCGTCCGGCCCGGACCTACTCCGGCGGGATGCGCCGCCGGCTCGACCTGGCCGGGGCGCTCGTCGCCGACCCGCCGGTGCTGCTGCTCGACGAGCCGACCACCGGGCTGGACCCGCGCAGCCGCAACGACCTGTGGGACGTGATCCGCGGGCTCGTGGCGCGCGGGACGACGCTGCTGCTCACCACCCAGTACCTGGAGGAGGCCGACGCGCTGGCCGACGAGATCGTGGTCATCGACCACGGCCGGGTCATCGCCCGCGGCACCGCGGACGAGCTCAAGTCGCAGGTCGGCGGGGAGCGCCTGGAGGTCACGACCAGCCTGGCCGACGACCTGGAGCCCACCGCCGCGCTGCTCGCACCGCTCGGCGTGGGTGAGGCCGTGCTGGACCGGCACCGCCGCTCCCTGACGATGCCGGTCAGCGGCGGGGTCGAGGTGCTGCGCGCCGCGCTGGACCGGCTCGCCGAGGCCGGCACCAAGGTCGACGACGCGGGGCTGCGCCGCCCGACGCTCGACGACGTCTTCCTCACCCTGACCGGGCGCCCCGCCGACGAGGCGGACCAGGCCGAGGAGCCGACCCCGTGA